One genomic segment of Plasmodium cynomolgi strain B DNA, chromosome 14, whole genome shotgun sequence includes these proteins:
- a CDS encoding hypothetical protein (putative): MLDERQRNLERYSLHLEKKDLVFKGKKKKNDLKNILYFPSLFWFNGQFCPPIPVTDFLTCGVHKNSVIIKKVLKNEVLNVSMFSDMKVMACVFYVNIEYVLGLKIQVTAMQFTFLHISEHNSLYNKMETDVNEGSIKIVDLDHVGKQLWHKNRYCFEILQGWLDGVRGGKNHPSGEGAAPCGQCRVQKILRRMFYVLVYGDTEGNVYFLIPEKEIKIKKNFRRGEKIHLIETNVKAYFNTEGDSRIATVLRSNVHIFLAYRDCILVFNFPLYEPLLVVNVVDEVVFCLSACLNEHGEVYFAFSTQRCVRIGEVSRGGDLLQVEVDTTQGSGIQGDNAKEYTTHVDNAKEHHPQGDNAKKHPPQGDTAQVQHSGNHPHNAKQQKSHTCVCFGRDNDLYITSGDKGIIHKYNLKKKQITHKYDPRCKRIFHLSICTLHGQDYAYLYDSEKFLCLFQLTKQKNMYKIFTLSVWVYQILCFRTNVIFSLGNENVYNLEVRKEGGSGGKGSGSNGNGGGNDNRNVLLTKPFYSDRMSVCTYLTNHPHLPLVAFINKKLQFGVFSLVDAQRRSVIVPTIRENEKVFSLCWFSTRRQLEVVDFDREGDDLTVGDPLTLNQFGDAWKGGGGSGTPHHGEEYVVPPLSSNHGGITQNRGGKNKKKDNNTRINTHMAHLIQKSSSYDTHLAVMNEDTMFLYNVLTSQVTDLKDYLKKAMPQFCGKKNFLKSTIYQKVCYVFILSEKNTLFIFDQHFTHSLRTMSVDDRIVRFYLRDGYLFVHSNTFIYFTSIRNALSLFFPEFTQRGGDAQAQNLQLTKVDTTETFKITLFDFLCVGGETYLAVFTKRKEILVYRMRTGEGENEGEGTAKGTTNGTTNGTTNGTTNGTTNGTTNGTTNGTANGMSADAQLVAQFLSFYQFEHLNKVGSILSMKFFYCSAKRRTYLIFGGLEQFLFFWDFAKYPLVRR; encoded by the exons ATGCTGGACGAAAGGCAAAGAAACCTTGAGAGGTACTCCTTACATTTGGAAAAGAAGGACCTCGTttttaaagggaaaaaaaaaaaaaacgatttgaagaatattttatatttcccaTCCTTGTTTTGGTTCAATGGGCAGTTTTGTCCCCCCATTCCC GTAACTGATTTCTTAACCTGTGGGGTCCACAAAAACAGTGTCATTATAAAGAAAGTCCTAAAAAATGAGGTCTTGAACGTAAGTATGTTTAGCGACATGAAGGTTATGGCATgcgttttttatgtaaacatCGAGTATGTACTGGGTCTG aaaatacaagtGACGGCAATGCAGTTTACCTTTTTGCACATAAGCGAGCACAACAGTCTTTACAATAAGATGGAGACAGACGTGAACGAGGGGAGCATAAAGATTGTGGACCTCGACCACGTGGGGAAGCAGCTTTGGCACAAGAACAGGTACTGCTTCGAGATTCTGCAGGGGTGGTTGGACGGGGTCAGGGGCGGAAAGAATCACCCAAGTGGAGAGGGAGCCGCCCCCTGTGGGCAGTGCCgcgtgcaaaaaattttgcggCGGATGTTCTACGTGCTGGTGTATGGAGACACTGAAGGAAACGTTTACTTCCTAATCCCggagaaggaaataaaaataaaaaaaaacttcagaagaggggagaaaatacACCTCATCGAGACCAACGTGAAGGCCTACTTCAACACGGAAGGTGATAGCCGTATAGCCACGGTGTTGAGAAGCAATGTGCACATCTTTTTAGCCTATAGGGACTGCATCttagtttttaatttccccttGTATGAGCCCCTTTTGGTGGTGAACGTCGTCGATGAGGTGGTCTTCTGCCTCAGTGCTTGTCTTAACGAGCACGGCGAGGTGTACTTTGCCTTCTCCACGCAGAGGTGCGTCAGAATTGGGGAGGTCTCGCGGGGGGGCGACCTGCTCCAAGTAGAGGTAGACACCACGCAAGGGAGCGGCATCCAAGGGGATAACGCTAAAGAGTACACCACCCACGTGGATAACGCTAAAGAGCACCACCCTCAAGGGGATAACGCCAAAAAGCACCCCCCACAAGGGGACACAGCCCAAGTTCAGCACAGCGGGAACCACCCACACAACGCCAAGCAGCAAAAGAGCCACACCTGCGTGTGCTTCGGAAGGGACAACGATCTCTACATAACCAGCGGAGACAAGGGAATCAtccataaatataatttaaaaaaaaaacagatcaCCCATAAGTATGACCCCCGATGTAAgagaatttttcatttatctaTCTGTACACTCCATGGACAAGATTACGCATACCTGTACGACTCGGAGAAGTTCCTTTGCCTCTTCCAACTAaccaaacaaaaaaatatgtacaaaatttttacccTTTCTGTGTGGGTTTATCAGATCCTTTGTTTTCGAACCAACGTTATTTTCTCCCTTGGAAATGAAAACGTCTACAATTTGGAGGTCCGAAAGGAAGGGGGGAGTGGCGGCAAGGGAAGCGGCAGCAACGGCAACGGCGGCGGAAACGACAATCGCAACGTGCTCCTGACCAAGCCGTTCTACTCCGATCGGATGAGCGTCTGCACTTATTTGACGAATCACCCCCACCTACCCCTCGTAGCTTTTATAAACAAGAAACTGCAGTttggtgttttttccctggTGGATGCTCAAAGGAGAAGTGTCATCGTGCCGACTATACGAGAAAATGAGAAGGTATTTTCTCTGTGTTGGTTTAGTACAAGGAGACAATTAGAGGTGGTCGATTTTGATAGAGAGGGTGACGACCTCACCGTTGGAGATCCACTCACACTTAATCAGTTTGGAGATGCAtggaaagggggaggaggtaGTGGTACTCCTCATCATGGTGAGGAGTACGTCGTTCCCCCTTTGTCCTCAAACCACGGGGGAATAACGCAAAAtagaggagggaaaaataaaaaaaaggataacaaTACCCGAATCAACACACACATGGCACACCTAATACAGAAAAGCAGCTCTTACGATACACACCTGGCAGTGATGAATGAAGACACGATGTTCCTTTACAACGTCCTAACTAGCCAAGTGACAGACTTaaaggattatttaaaaaaggcaatgccccaattttgtggaaaaaagaattttctcAAATCTACGATTTATCAAAAAGTATGCTACGTTTTTATCctctcagaaaaaaatacgcttTTTATCTTTGACCAGCATTTCACCCATTCTTTGCGAACCATGAGTGTAGACGATCGCATTGTCCGCTTCTACCTGCGCGATGGGTACCTCTTTGTTCACTCTAATacgtttatttattttacgtcCATACGGAACGCGctctccctcttttttcctgAGTTcacccaaagggggggggatgcTCAAGCTCAAAATTTACAACTCACGAAGGTGGATACAACAGAAACGTTTAAGATAACTCTTTTCGATTTTCTCTGTGTGGGGGGAGAAACGTACCTGGCTGTTTTTACCAAGCGGAAGGAGATTCTTGTGTATAGGATGCGCACGGGGGAGGGCGAGAACGAAGGGGAGGGCACTGCAAAGGGTACTACAAATGGTACTACAAACGGCACTACAAACGGCACTACAAACGGCACTACAAACGGCACTACAAACGGCACTACAAACGGCACTGCAAACGGCATGAGTGCGGACGCCCAGCTGGTCGCCCAGTTTCTCAGCTTTTACCAATTCGAACACTTAAACAAAGTTGGGAGCATCCTGAGCATGAAGTTTTTTTACTGTTCTGCCAAGCGGAGGACGTACTTAATTTTCGGCGGGTTGGAGCAGTTTCTCTTCTTTTGGGACTTTGCGAAGTATCCCCTCGTGCGGCGG